One part of the Rhodococcus oxybenzonivorans genome encodes these proteins:
- a CDS encoding ABC transporter ATP-binding protein: MSTVIEAVGLSKKFGPVTALDHLDLAVGAGEVAGFLGPNGAGKSTTIRILLGLLRPDGGKATVLGLDPWRDAVQLHQRLAYVPGDVSLWPTLTGGEAIDLLCRLRGHVNPARRADLIDRFELDPRKKCRTYSKGNRQKVALIAGLASDVELLILDEPTSGLDPLMEQVFQQCIDEATEAGRSVLLSSHILAEVEKLCDTVTIIRDGRTVERGTLDQLRHLTRSTITVTADRDPAGLAQLAGVHELRIERGRTVFEADHAYLGDIVRALADYGVRSLESAPPSLEELFLRHYGDARTAAVVGGVR, translated from the coding sequence ATGAGCACTGTCATCGAGGCCGTCGGCCTCAGCAAAAAATTTGGACCCGTCACCGCCCTCGACCACCTCGACCTGGCGGTCGGCGCCGGCGAGGTGGCCGGGTTCCTCGGCCCGAACGGGGCCGGGAAATCGACCACCATCCGCATCCTGCTCGGGTTGCTGCGCCCCGACGGCGGGAAGGCGACCGTACTCGGACTAGATCCGTGGCGCGACGCCGTTCAGCTGCACCAGCGCCTGGCCTATGTGCCCGGCGATGTCAGCCTGTGGCCCACCCTGACCGGCGGTGAAGCCATCGATCTGCTGTGCCGGTTGCGCGGACACGTCAACCCTGCCCGCCGCGCCGACCTGATCGACCGCTTCGAACTCGACCCCCGCAAGAAATGCCGGACCTACTCCAAGGGCAACCGGCAAAAGGTCGCCCTGATCGCCGGGTTGGCCTCGGATGTGGAACTGCTCATTCTGGACGAGCCCACCTCCGGGCTGGACCCGTTGATGGAACAGGTTTTTCAGCAGTGCATCGACGAGGCCACCGAGGCCGGCCGCTCGGTGCTGCTGTCCAGTCACATCCTGGCCGAGGTCGAAAAGCTCTGCGACACCGTCACCATCATCCGGGACGGGCGAACGGTGGAAAGAGGAACGCTCGACCAGCTGCGGCACCTGACCCGTTCGACGATCACCGTCACCGCCGACCGCGATCCCGCCGGGCTCGCCCAGCTGGCCGGGGTACACGAACTGCGGATCGAACGCGGCCGCACCGTCTTCGAGGCCGATCATGCCTACCTCGGCGACATCGTCCGGGCTCTTGCCGACTACGGGGTGCGCAGTCTCGAAAGCGCCCCGCCCTCACTCGAAGAGTTGTTCCTGCGCCACTACGGCGACGCTCGCACCGCGGCCGTCGTGGGGGGTGTGCGATGA
- a CDS encoding cation:proton antiporter, which produces MVELHDFALIAVILAIAAVAGLLATRLRQPMIVAFIGVGVLVGPAGTGWVVADSTVELLARMGIAILLFLVGLRLDMHLIRTTGTVALITGFGQVLFTSVVGYLLAAGFGMDTVAALYVALALTFSSTIIIVKLLSDTRELEQIHGRIAVGLLIVQDIIVVVVMIAINALDQRTDNAVTVSIVVVLAKGAGLLAGVAILAKCVLPSLLKQIARSQELLVLFGVAYAASVAAVTEALGFSSEVGAFLAGVSLAATAYRDALGARLVSLRDFLLLFFFLDLGAGLNFADTAGQVAKIAVFSLFVLVGKPLIVTVIMAALRYPIQVGFSTGIPLAQISEFSLILAALGASLGHITTATVSLITVVGLLTIGGSTYLILYSHKLYRRLERWLRVFERAGTRTVDIADKDAEVYAILYGLGRFGRHVADHLSRAGHRVLAVDFDPHRVGANTRDGVTAVYGSAEDLHFLETLPLNQARFVISTIPLLETNQALLHGLRHHDYRGHIALTAHTVHDAAQLRAADAEAILEPFSLAVEATTEILGRLIDEDADSDDRNDD; this is translated from the coding sequence ATGGTGGAGTTGCACGACTTCGCCTTGATTGCGGTCATCCTGGCCATCGCCGCGGTGGCCGGGTTGCTGGCCACACGGCTGCGGCAGCCGATGATTGTCGCGTTCATCGGGGTCGGTGTCCTTGTCGGTCCCGCCGGCACCGGCTGGGTGGTGGCCGACAGCACCGTCGAGCTCCTCGCCCGCATGGGCATCGCGATCCTGCTCTTCCTCGTCGGGCTGCGGCTCGACATGCATCTGATCCGCACCACCGGGACGGTGGCCCTGATCACCGGTTTCGGACAGGTGCTTTTCACCTCGGTGGTGGGATACCTCCTCGCGGCCGGCTTCGGCATGGACACCGTCGCCGCCCTGTACGTCGCACTGGCCCTGACCTTTTCGTCGACAATTATCATCGTCAAACTTCTCTCCGACACTCGTGAGCTCGAACAGATCCACGGCCGCATCGCGGTCGGCCTGCTGATCGTGCAGGACATCATCGTGGTGGTCGTCATGATCGCGATCAACGCGCTCGATCAGCGCACCGACAATGCTGTGACGGTAAGCATCGTGGTAGTCCTAGCCAAGGGTGCGGGACTGTTGGCAGGTGTCGCCATACTGGCGAAATGCGTGTTGCCGTCGCTGCTGAAGCAGATTGCCCGGTCACAGGAATTGCTGGTGCTCTTCGGCGTTGCCTATGCGGCCTCGGTCGCGGCGGTGACCGAGGCGCTCGGATTCTCTTCGGAGGTGGGGGCGTTCCTGGCCGGGGTTTCGCTCGCCGCCACCGCCTACCGCGACGCGCTCGGGGCACGTCTGGTGAGCTTGCGTGATTTCCTGTTGCTGTTCTTCTTCCTCGACCTGGGCGCCGGGCTGAACTTCGCCGACACAGCCGGGCAGGTAGCGAAGATAGCGGTCTTCTCACTGTTCGTCCTGGTCGGCAAACCGCTGATCGTCACGGTGATCATGGCCGCGCTGCGATATCCGATCCAGGTCGGATTCTCTACCGGAATTCCCCTCGCCCAGATCTCGGAATTCTCCTTGATTCTCGCCGCGTTGGGCGCGAGCCTCGGCCACATCACCACCGCCACCGTCAGCCTGATCACGGTCGTCGGGCTTCTCACCATCGGCGGCTCCACCTATCTGATCCTTTACTCGCACAAGCTCTACCGTCGACTCGAGCGGTGGCTGCGGGTGTTCGAGCGGGCCGGGACCCGAACAGTCGACATCGCCGATAAGGATGCCGAGGTGTACGCGATTCTCTATGGGCTCGGCCGCTTCGGCCGACACGTCGCCGACCACCTCAGCCGTGCCGGGCACCGAGTACTGGCGGTCGACTTCGACCCCCACCGGGTGGGTGCCAACACCCGGGACGGGGTCACCGCGGTCTACGGCAGCGCCGAGGACCTGCATTTCCTCGAAACGCTGCCTTTGAACCAGGCCCGGTTCGTGATCAGCACCATCCCGCTACTCGAGACCAATCAGGCGCTCCTGCACGGCCTGCGTCACCACGACTACCGCGGACACATCGCCCTGACCGCGCACACCGTCCACGACGCTGCCCAGCTGCGCGCCGCCGATGCCGAGGCGATCCTCGAACCGTTCTCCCTCGCCGTCGAAGCCACCACCGAGATACTCGGCCGCCTCATCGATGAAGACGCCGACAGCGACGACCGAAACGATGACTGA
- a CDS encoding TetR/AcrR family transcriptional regulator, with translation MHSIRGVGRDDADLTTSARIRDAAVARFAREGFGASLRVIAEDARVSGGLIVHHFRSKEGLRRVCDEWVLRQIRESKQQVVASGDTGPWLAQLGQLQSYAPLAMYVARSLQAGGPGATAFFDHLVDDAVAYLAEGVRNGVIKPSRDPYARARFLTSSSVGTMLLEMSLQAEMLRSGDFTGFFQKLSDAVTAPALELYADGLFTDRQMLDDYLMYVTDPPAGAGDGDAAVTP, from the coding sequence GTGCATTCAATCCGTGGGGTTGGGAGGGACGACGCCGACCTGACCACGTCGGCGCGGATCCGGGATGCGGCAGTTGCGCGGTTCGCCCGGGAGGGTTTCGGTGCGAGCCTGCGGGTCATTGCCGAGGACGCGCGGGTCAGCGGCGGGTTGATCGTGCACCACTTCCGCTCCAAGGAGGGTCTACGCCGGGTCTGCGACGAGTGGGTGCTGCGGCAGATCCGCGAATCGAAGCAGCAGGTGGTCGCCTCCGGTGATACCGGCCCCTGGTTGGCCCAACTCGGGCAGCTCCAATCCTATGCGCCGCTGGCGATGTACGTGGCCCGCTCGTTGCAGGCCGGAGGTCCCGGAGCCACCGCATTCTTCGACCACCTGGTCGACGACGCGGTCGCCTATCTCGCCGAGGGAGTGCGCAATGGGGTGATCAAACCCTCCCGCGATCCCTACGCGCGGGCCCGGTTCCTCACCAGCTCCAGTGTCGGGACGATGCTGCTGGAGATGTCCCTGCAGGCGGAGATGCTCCGCAGCGGTGACTTCACCGGCTTCTTCCAGAAATTGTCGGACGCGGTGACCGCACCCGCCCTCGAACTCTATGCCGACGGGTTGTTCACCGACCGGCAGATGCTCGATGACTACCTGATGTATGTGACTGATCCCCCTGCCGGGGCAGGCGACGGCGACGCCGCCGTAACTCCCTGA